Within Intestinimonas massiliensis (ex Afouda et al. 2020), the genomic segment GGAGGATGAAACCGTATGATGGAGATTACCGCAGAAATCCGGGCGCTGATCGACAAGGCAGCCGCCGGTGTGGAGCTGGCCGGGGACGAGTACATAGACCCGGCAGACGGCCTTATTCACTGTAAAAAGTGCGGCGGCCAGAGGCAGACCGTTGTGCCATGCTTTGGGAAACCCGGCTACTTCATGCCCCGCTGTATCTGCCAGTGCCAGCGTGAGGCCGAGGAACAGCGCAAAGCTGCCGAGGAACGGCAACGCCGCATGGAGCGTATCAAGCGCCGGAAGGCCCAGGGCCTGCAAGACCGCTATCTGTACGACTACACTTTTGCCAACGACAATGGCCAAAATCCCCTAATGGACAAGGCCCGCGCCTATGTTGAGAACTGGAAGGAGGCATACAGGAACAACACCGGCCTGCTGCTGTTCGGGGATGTGGGAACCGGCAAGTCCTTTTTCGCCGGTTGTATCGCCAACGCCCTGCTTGACCGGGATGTGCCGGTGCTGATGACAAACTTTCCCACCATCCTGAACCGCCTGACGGGGATGTTCTCCGAGGACAGGGCCGACTTTATCGCCAGCTTTGACGAGTACGACCTGCTTATCATTGACGATCTGGGTGTGGAGCGCAGTACCGAGTATGCGATGGAGCAGATGTTTTTCGTCATTGACAGCCGCTACCGCAGCCGCAGGCCCATGATAATCACCACCAACCTGAAACTGGCCGAACTCAAGAACCCGTCTGACCTGGCCCACGCCCGTATCTATGACCGTATCCTAGAACGGTGCGCCCCGATCCTCTTTGCCGGGAAGAACTTCCGGGAGGAAAACGCCGGGGCCACCAAGCAGGCGGCGAAAGACCTTGTGAACCGTAAGAGCGATTGATTGTTTTGCCGGACGGCGC encodes:
- a CDS encoding ATP-binding protein, whose protein sequence is MMEITAEIRALIDKAAAGVELAGDEYIDPADGLIHCKKCGGQRQTVVPCFGKPGYFMPRCICQCQREAEEQRKAAEERQRRMERIKRRKAQGLQDRYLYDYTFANDNGQNPLMDKARAYVENWKEAYRNNTGLLLFGDVGTGKSFFAGCIANALLDRDVPVLMTNFPTILNRLTGMFSEDRADFIASFDEYDLLIIDDLGVERSTEYAMEQMFFVIDSRYRSRRPMIITTNLKLAELKNPSDLAHARIYDRILERCAPILFAGKNFREENAGATKQAAKDLVNRKSD